Proteins encoded by one window of Rouxiella chamberiensis:
- the ileS gene encoding isoleucine--tRNA ligase: MSDFKNTLNLPETGFPMRGDLAKREPAMLDNWYKQDLYGIIRAAKKGKKSFILHDGPPYANGSIHIGHSVNKILKDIIVKSKGMAGYDSPYIPGWDCHGLPIELKVEQLIGKPGEKVTAAEFRAACRKYAAEQVEGQKADFIRLGVLGDWDHPYLTMDFKTEANIIRALGKIIGNGHLHKGAKPVHWCTDCGSSLAEAEVEYYDKVSPAIDVAFKAVDAEAVAAKFGATAFNGPISLVIWTTTPWTMPANRAVALNAEFAYQLVQIDGQCLILATDLVASVMKRIGVTEWTVLGECKGADLELLRFSHPFMGFDVPAILGDHVTLDAGTGAVHTAPGHGPDDFEIGKKYGLEVANPVGPNGCYLPGTYPALDGKFVFKANDIIVELLREHGALVHFEKFTHSYPCCWRHKSPIIFRATPQWFVSMDQKGLRAKSLEEIKGVQWIPDWGQARIENMVANRPDWCISRQRTWGVPMSLFVHKETEQLHPRSLELMEEVAKRVEVDGIQAWWDLNPEDILGAEAADYVKVPDTLDVWFDSGSTHSSVVDVRPEFNGHEPDMYLEGSDQHRGWFMSSLMISTAMKGRAPYRQVLTHGFTVDGNGRKMSKSIGNVVSPQEVMNKLGGDILRLWVASTDYTGEMAVSDEILKRAADSYRRIRNTARFLLANLNGFDPALHSVKPEEMVVLDRWAVGRAKAAQDEIIAAYERYDFLGVVQRLMQFCSVEMGSFYLDIIKDRQYTAKSDGNARRSCQTALYYISEALVRWMAPIMSFTADEIWGFLPGARDKFVFTEEWYDGLFGLEQSQPMNDEFWAELLKVRGEVNKVIEQARNDKRLGGSLEASVTLYADDALAAKLNSLGNELRFVLLTSGAKVAPLADADDTAVASELLKGLKIGLEKAQGEKCPRCWHYTTDVGHNAAHPEVCGRCATNIAGDGEEREFA, from the coding sequence ATGAGTGACTTTAAGAACACCCTGAACTTGCCGGAAACAGGGTTCCCGATGCGTGGCGATTTAGCCAAGCGTGAACCTGCGATGCTGGACAACTGGTATAAGCAGGATCTGTACGGGATTATCCGCGCTGCCAAAAAGGGCAAAAAATCCTTTATTCTGCATGACGGCCCTCCGTATGCGAACGGCAGCATTCATATTGGTCACTCGGTCAACAAGATTCTCAAAGACATTATCGTCAAGTCCAAAGGGATGGCCGGTTACGACTCGCCTTATATTCCCGGCTGGGACTGCCACGGTCTGCCTATCGAGCTGAAAGTCGAGCAACTGATCGGCAAGCCGGGCGAGAAAGTCACTGCCGCCGAGTTCCGCGCTGCCTGTCGCAAATATGCGGCCGAGCAGGTTGAAGGGCAGAAAGCCGACTTCATCCGTCTTGGCGTGCTAGGCGACTGGGATCACCCGTACCTGACGATGGACTTCAAAACCGAAGCCAACATCATCCGCGCGCTGGGTAAAATCATCGGCAATGGTCACCTGCACAAAGGCGCGAAGCCGGTGCACTGGTGTACCGATTGCGGCTCGTCTCTGGCCGAAGCCGAAGTGGAGTATTACGACAAGGTATCGCCAGCCATCGACGTCGCCTTCAAGGCCGTAGACGCCGAAGCGGTCGCCGCGAAGTTTGGTGCGACTGCATTCAATGGCCCTATCTCGCTGGTTATCTGGACCACCACGCCGTGGACCATGCCGGCCAACCGTGCTGTCGCGCTGAACGCCGAATTCGCCTATCAGCTGGTACAGATTGACGGCCAATGCCTGATTCTGGCGACCGATCTGGTGGCCAGCGTGATGAAACGCATCGGCGTAACCGAATGGACCGTGCTGGGCGAATGCAAAGGCGCCGACCTCGAGCTGCTGCGCTTCAGCCATCCGTTCATGGGCTTCGACGTGCCTGCCATTCTTGGCGACCACGTCACGCTGGATGCCGGTACCGGTGCCGTTCACACTGCGCCGGGCCACGGCCCGGACGACTTCGAAATAGGCAAGAAATACGGCCTCGAAGTGGCGAACCCTGTGGGGCCGAACGGCTGCTACCTGCCGGGCACTTATCCGGCGCTCGACGGCAAGTTCGTGTTCAAGGCCAACGACATCATCGTCGAACTGCTGCGCGAGCACGGCGCACTGGTGCATTTCGAGAAATTCACCCACAGCTATCCATGCTGCTGGCGTCATAAATCGCCGATCATCTTCCGCGCGACGCCACAGTGGTTTGTGAGCATGGATCAAAAAGGTCTGCGTGCGAAATCGCTGGAAGAGATCAAAGGCGTGCAGTGGATCCCTGACTGGGGCCAGGCGCGTATCGAAAACATGGTCGCCAACCGTCCTGACTGGTGTATCTCCCGTCAGCGTACCTGGGGCGTGCCGATGTCTCTGTTCGTGCACAAAGAGACCGAGCAGCTTCACCCGCGCAGCCTCGAGCTGATGGAAGAAGTCGCAAAACGCGTTGAAGTCGACGGCATTCAGGCGTGGTGGGATCTCAACCCCGAAGACATTCTGGGTGCGGAAGCAGCCGATTACGTCAAGGTGCCCGACACCCTGGACGTCTGGTTCGACTCGGGTTCCACCCACTCATCCGTGGTTGACGTGCGTCCTGAATTCAACGGTCACGAACCGGACATGTATCTGGAAGGTTCCGACCAGCACCGCGGCTGGTTTATGTCATCACTGATGATTTCTACCGCCATGAAAGGCCGTGCGCCTTACAGGCAGGTGCTGACTCACGGCTTTACCGTCGATGGCAACGGCCGCAAAATGTCGAAATCCATCGGCAATGTTGTCAGCCCGCAGGAAGTCATGAACAAGCTCGGCGGCGATATTCTGCGCCTCTGGGTGGCTTCTACCGACTATACTGGCGAGATGGCCGTGTCGGACGAAATCCTTAAACGTGCCGCCGACTCTTATCGTCGTATCCGTAACACCGCGCGCTTCCTGCTGGCGAACCTCAACGGTTTCGATCCGGCGCTGCACAGCGTGAAACCGGAAGAGATGGTCGTGCTGGATCGCTGGGCCGTGGGCCGCGCGAAAGCCGCACAGGACGAGATCATTGCCGCCTACGAGCGCTACGATTTCCTGGGTGTGGTGCAGCGTCTGATGCAGTTCTGTTCGGTCGAGATGGGCTCCTTCTACCTGGATATCATCAAGGACCGTCAGTACACCGCGAAAAGCGACGGCAACGCGCGTCGCAGCTGTCAGACCGCGCTGTATTACATCTCCGAAGCGCTGGTGCGCTGGATGGCGCCTATCATGTCCTTCACTGCCGACGAGATCTGGGGCTTCCTGCCGGGCGCGCGCGACAAGTTCGTGTTCACCGAAGAGTGGTATGACGGTCTGTTTGGTCTGGAGCAAAGCCAGCCGATGAACGACGAGTTCTGGGCAGAGCTGCTGAAAGTGCGTGGCGAAGTCAACAAGGTCATCGAGCAGGCGCGTAACGACAAGCGTCTGGGCGGATCGCTCGAAGCTTCCGTGACGCTGTATGCCGACGATGCGCTGGCGGCCAAACTGAACAGCCTGGGCAACGAACTGCGTTTTGTGCTGCTGACCTCGGGTGCGAAAGTTGCGCCACTGGCCGACGCCGACGACACAGCCGTTGCCAGCGAACTGCTGAAAGGCCTGAAAATCGGTCTGGAAAAGGCGCAGGGCGAGAAGTGTCCGCGCTGCTGGCATTACACCACCGATGTCGGTCACAACGCGGCGCATCCGGAAGTGTGCGGTCGCTGTGCCACCAACATCGCCGGTGACGGTGAAGAGCGTGAATTTGCATAA
- the rpsT gene encoding 30S ribosomal protein S20, whose product MANIKSAKKRAVQSEKRRQHNASRRSMMRTFIKKVHAAIAAGDKEAAQNAFNAMQPIVDRQSCKGLIHKNKAARHKSNLTAQINAMQ is encoded by the coding sequence TTGGCTAACATCAAATCAGCTAAGAAACGCGCCGTACAATCTGAAAAACGCCGTCAGCACAATGCTAGCCGTCGTTCAATGATGCGTACCTTTATCAAGAAGGTACACGCGGCTATTGCAGCTGGTGACAAAGAAGCTGCACAAAATGCATTCAACGCAATGCAACCAATTGTGGACCGTCAGTCCTGCAAAGGCCTGATCCACAAGAACAAAGCTGCGCGTCATAAGTCAAACCTGACTGCGCAAATCAACGCAATGCAATAA